A genomic stretch from uncultured Cohaesibacter sp. includes:
- a CDS encoding ABC transporter ATP-binding protein has translation MSKLTIEHLAKSFGNTPVVRDLNFTVEQGEMVALLGPSGCGKSTTLRMIAGFETPSSGRIRFGETDVTSLPPYRRDVGMVFQSYALFPHMSVASNVGFGLEMRKFGRADRDKRIRNALEMVRLEHLADRMPRQLSGGQQQRVALARALAVNPALLLLDEPLSNLDAKLRGEVQHEIRELQQRLGLTTVIVTHDQEEALTMADRMAVMEGGVLRQIGSPRSLYERPENVFVAGFVGRCNLIEGKVSGAGAFTSASGVELPCRPNETLTGTAILALRPEKISLDPQLKSPRQASVVEVTYLGAQTEYKLDLGGTDLVALVSTPAEQTDLSGLTAGMTTSVDWAAEDAHLLPQTT, from the coding sequence TTGAGCAAACTGACCATTGAGCATTTGGCAAAGAGTTTCGGCAATACCCCCGTCGTTCGCGATCTCAACTTCACTGTGGAACAGGGAGAAATGGTTGCGCTATTGGGGCCTTCGGGCTGTGGCAAGTCTACGACCTTGCGCATGATTGCCGGATTTGAGACACCCTCCAGTGGGCGCATCCGATTTGGAGAGACCGACGTTACATCGCTGCCGCCCTATCGGCGCGATGTGGGAATGGTCTTTCAGTCCTATGCCCTGTTTCCGCATATGAGCGTGGCGTCCAACGTCGGGTTCGGGCTGGAAATGCGCAAATTTGGCCGGGCGGATCGCGACAAACGCATCCGGAATGCGCTGGAAATGGTCCGGTTGGAGCATTTGGCCGACCGCATGCCACGGCAGCTATCTGGCGGCCAGCAGCAACGTGTGGCGCTGGCCCGTGCCCTTGCCGTCAATCCGGCCCTTCTGTTGCTGGATGAGCCGCTCTCCAATCTGGATGCCAAGTTGCGCGGTGAAGTCCAGCATGAAATCAGAGAGCTACAACAGCGCCTTGGCCTGACAACGGTGATTGTGACCCATGATCAGGAAGAGGCCTTGACCATGGCCGACCGCATGGCGGTTATGGAAGGGGGCGTTTTGCGCCAGATCGGCAGCCCACGCAGCCTCTACGAGAGGCCGGAAAATGTCTTTGTCGCAGGCTTTGTCGGGCGGTGTAATCTGATTGAAGGCAAGGTCAGCGGCGCTGGGGCCTTCACCTCCGCCTCGGGAGTGGAGCTCCCCTGCCGTCCGAACGAGACCCTTACAGGCACCGCCATTCTCGCATTGCGTCCAGAAAAGATTTCCCTTGATCCGCAGCTCAAGTCTCCCCGCCAAGCCAGCGTGGTGGAGGTCACCTATCTGGGTGCGCAGACCGAATATAAACTCGATCTAGGCGGCACGGACCTTGTCGCTCTTGTTTCAACCCCCGCAGAACAAACAGACCTTTCCGGATTAACGGCAGGCATGACGACATCAGTAGATTGGGCTGCTGAAGACGCCCATCTTCTTCCGCAAACCACCTAA
- a CDS encoding ABC transporter permease, whose protein sequence is MTLNRTFPKFAFFLLVFLAYALIMAPVLAVILVSFFSGQIVSFPPEGWTLRWFANAWAHREFAEGLVTSLQLALIATAIGVPLGAMAAYGINRGRFKGKGALSALLLGPLAVPAIIAGTALYIFYIQAEFVIDQTIVGSTAGLVAAHVLLTIPWTVKLVSAGMEGLDMRVEEAAASLGASPRVVTWRITIPMLRSGIVAACMFSFIQSFENLELSLLLTGPGKITLPVAMLNYLEFRIDPTLAAVGTVQILLIGFLMVLTDRYVKLSRVF, encoded by the coding sequence ATGACCTTGAACCGCACCTTTCCCAAATTTGCATTCTTCCTGCTTGTTTTTCTGGCCTATGCCTTGATTATGGCCCCGGTGCTGGCCGTCATTCTGGTCAGCTTCTTTAGCGGCCAGATTGTCAGTTTCCCGCCGGAGGGCTGGACCTTGCGGTGGTTTGCAAATGCATGGGCCCATCGGGAATTTGCCGAAGGGCTGGTCACCAGTCTCCAGCTCGCTCTGATCGCCACCGCAATTGGCGTGCCTCTGGGGGCCATGGCGGCATACGGGATCAACCGGGGACGGTTTAAAGGCAAGGGCGCCCTTTCCGCGTTGCTGCTCGGGCCGCTGGCTGTGCCTGCCATTATCGCAGGGACAGCGCTTTACATCTTTTATATTCAGGCTGAGTTCGTGATTGACCAGACCATTGTCGGTTCGACCGCAGGCCTTGTTGCCGCTCATGTCTTGTTGACCATCCCCTGGACGGTAAAGCTGGTATCTGCCGGTATGGAAGGCCTCGACATGCGGGTCGAAGAGGCCGCAGCCAGCCTTGGTGCCTCGCCGCGTGTCGTCACCTGGCGCATCACCATTCCGATGCTGCGCTCGGGTATAGTTGCCGCCTGCATGTTTTCCTTCATTCAGAGTTTCGAGAATCTCGAATTGTCGCTTCTGCTGACAGGACCAGGCAAGATTACCTTGCCTGTTGCCATGCTCAACTACCTTGAATTTCGGATTGATCCGACCCTTGCGGCCGTTGGTACCGTGCAAATCCTGCTGATCGGATTCCTGATGGTTCTGACCGATCGCTATGTCAAACTTTCCCGTGTCTTTTGA
- a CDS encoding LacI family DNA-binding transcriptional regulator yields the protein MKKYSPLPTMGDVARHAGVSPATVARVLYEPEKVSLEKRTIVQEALKATGYRPNAAARGLRTQRSGTIGLVVVDGTLNPFFSQLSQAIRNEALERGYNVLMFQHGMKPEREAKAVTQLLQQRADAVIFAYGVNAEGMAPLLQAGIPVVQIEQEVCAGTDAVLIDPVVGINAAVEHLCTLGHERIAFIGGDPALYDRPRVHGTSMDEDRLDAFRAAVRKHGASEDGGLIRLGLYFTTTGDDPAQAGREMMHALLQAPRRPTAVLASGDILAAGALQALGEAGLSVPGDMSVIGFDNSIANLLNPPLSSIGRPLVDIGRCALDLVVNAINGQDNNSEPNRITFPTELVLRHSTRKRRA from the coding sequence ATGAAAAAATATTCTCCTCTACCCACCATGGGAGATGTCGCAAGACATGCCGGAGTTTCCCCGGCCACCGTCGCGCGCGTCCTTTACGAGCCCGAAAAGGTCAGCCTTGAAAAGCGCACCATTGTGCAAGAAGCCCTGAAAGCCACGGGCTACAGACCGAACGCAGCAGCGCGCGGCCTGAGAACACAAAGGAGCGGGACCATTGGTCTGGTGGTGGTAGACGGAACGCTCAATCCATTTTTCAGCCAGCTCAGCCAGGCAATCCGGAATGAGGCCCTTGAGCGGGGGTATAATGTCTTGATGTTTCAACATGGCATGAAGCCGGAACGGGAGGCCAAGGCCGTCACCCAGCTTCTGCAACAGCGTGCAGATGCGGTCATATTCGCCTATGGGGTGAATGCAGAAGGCATGGCCCCCTTGCTACAGGCAGGCATTCCAGTTGTACAGATCGAGCAGGAAGTGTGCGCGGGAACCGATGCGGTATTGATTGATCCCGTTGTCGGCATCAATGCCGCAGTCGAGCATCTGTGCACACTCGGACATGAGCGCATTGCGTTCATTGGTGGTGACCCGGCCCTCTATGATCGCCCGCGTGTGCATGGCACATCCATGGATGAGGACCGTCTGGATGCTTTTCGTGCCGCCGTGCGCAAACACGGTGCCAGCGAGGATGGCGGGCTCATCCGTCTGGGGCTTTACTTCACGACCACGGGCGATGATCCCGCCCAAGCCGGGCGTGAAATGATGCATGCCTTGTTGCAAGCGCCAAGACGCCCGACCGCCGTGCTTGCATCCGGCGACATTCTGGCGGCCGGTGCCCTTCAGGCTTTGGGGGAAGCCGGTCTCTCCGTTCCCGGCGATATGTCTGTCATCGGGTTTGACAATTCCATTGCCAACCTGCTCAATCCGCCTCTTTCCTCCATTGGTCGCCCACTTGTCGATATCGGCCGCTGTGCGTTGGATCTGGTCGTTAACGCCATCAATGGGCAAGACAATAATAGTGAGCCCAATCGCATCACCTTCCCGACAGAGTTGGTCCTGCGCCACTCCACCCGCAAGAGACGCGCCTAA
- a CDS encoding mechanosensitive ion channel domain-containing protein — MAARRMMLVFYRHLKAFAGAIGILVCLFAVFTVSAQGQTDVNKTAEPTAVIETKRDVGADRSIKERLQAIYREIDALSDVQVHVNEGVVSLSGAVANDGAAERAIELATRLQGAVAVEDRIDRTLSVEDNLDPFLQKTGNTVDAVIRAWPLYAIAALVFVGVSLIAHLIASARGVWRFFAPNPFIGDLISQSIRFFGILAGLLLALSILDAMALFGAAAGSAGLIGLAVGFAVKDTIENYVASLMLSVRQPFRADDHVVINDMEGIVVRLTSRATILMTLDGNHLRIPNSEVFKGIILNYTRNPQRRMTFNLGVDADDDPIEAISAGLDTMNSLGFLLDNPKPIAFIEEVGDSNIVITFAAWIDQTKTDFLKARSAAINAVKTVLEDQGFTLPEPIYRLRLEGGDGGLLPAPTVREVPAAQPKTSRTPRPVASDQIDVSQDDDVRRQVAEERARGDQEDLLSDVRPIE; from the coding sequence ATGGCGGCAAGGCGCATGATGCTGGTCTTCTACAGACACCTCAAAGCCTTTGCCGGAGCGATTGGGATCCTGGTCTGTTTGTTCGCTGTCTTTACGGTTTCCGCACAGGGACAAACGGACGTTAACAAAACAGCCGAGCCGACAGCCGTCATCGAAACGAAACGCGACGTTGGTGCCGATCGCTCGATTAAGGAACGGCTGCAAGCGATCTACCGTGAGATAGACGCCCTCAGCGATGTGCAGGTCCACGTCAACGAAGGCGTCGTCAGTCTCAGCGGGGCCGTTGCAAATGACGGCGCAGCAGAAAGAGCTATCGAACTTGCAACGCGCCTCCAGGGCGCTGTCGCCGTTGAAGACAGGATCGATCGCACGTTAAGCGTCGAAGACAATCTGGATCCTTTCCTGCAAAAAACAGGAAACACAGTCGATGCGGTTATTCGCGCCTGGCCCCTTTATGCGATCGCGGCACTTGTATTCGTTGGTGTTTCTTTGATCGCCCATTTGATCGCGTCGGCGCGTGGGGTCTGGCGATTTTTCGCTCCGAACCCGTTTATCGGCGATTTGATCTCACAGTCTATTCGGTTTTTCGGCATCCTTGCCGGCCTGCTTCTGGCTCTCAGTATCTTGGATGCCATGGCTCTATTTGGCGCGGCGGCCGGCAGCGCCGGTCTGATCGGCCTTGCTGTGGGGTTCGCGGTCAAGGATACAATCGAAAACTATGTCGCCAGCCTCATGCTCAGTGTGCGTCAGCCCTTCCGCGCCGATGATCATGTGGTCATCAATGACATGGAAGGCATTGTGGTGCGTCTGACGTCTCGCGCCACCATTCTCATGACGCTTGATGGGAACCATTTACGAATACCAAATTCCGAAGTCTTTAAGGGCATCATCCTGAACTACACCCGAAATCCTCAGCGACGCATGACCTTCAATCTTGGCGTGGATGCTGACGATGACCCGATTGAAGCAATCTCCGCAGGGCTCGATACCATGAACAGTCTGGGCTTTCTGTTGGATAACCCAAAACCGATTGCCTTTATCGAAGAGGTCGGCGACTCCAACATCGTCATCACATTTGCTGCCTGGATAGACCAGACAAAGACTGATTTCCTGAAAGCGAGAAGCGCGGCAATCAATGCAGTGAAAACGGTTTTGGAAGACCAAGGCTTCACTTTGCCGGAACCGATTTACCGGTTGAGACTGGAAGGTGGCGACGGCGGTCTGCTACCCGCTCCAACGGTCCGTGAAGTACCTGCCGCTCAGCCCAAAACGTCACGGACACCAAGGCCTGTCGCTTCTGACCAGATTGATGTTTCCCAAGACGACGATGTCCGTCGCCAGGTGGCCGAAGAGCGGGCCAGAGGGGACCAGGAAGACCTGCTAAGCGATGTCCGGCCAATCGAATAG
- a CDS encoding mechanosensitive ion channel family protein, whose amino-acid sequence MDVDIEPLRILSDQIAGIMRTVISLAPNLLAAVMVIALTWTFAFLVGRLSSSLLRRSSLRRSLVEAITKISRLSVWLVGALVAATLVFPNLTPTKLLAGLGLGSIAVGLAFKDIFENFLAGFLILLRKPMRIGDDIECGDLNGQVEHISIRDTFLRQRSGELILVPNSYLYKKPVKILTDRPKRRISLEVGIAYGEDVETASKVISDTIEALSTRETSKSFDIFTTSFGSSSIDFIVRWWTGSTPKEEHLSRSEAVSKIKTALDDAGIEIPFPYRTLTFKEPLKLSPEGVDGLGAPVQETEN is encoded by the coding sequence ATGGACGTAGATATTGAACCGCTTCGCATTCTTTCTGATCAAATAGCAGGAATAATGCGCACGGTGATTTCTCTGGCGCCAAACCTCTTGGCTGCAGTCATGGTGATCGCTCTCACCTGGACATTTGCATTTTTAGTGGGGCGGCTCTCGTCTTCGTTGCTGCGCCGCTCCTCTCTCAGACGATCCCTTGTGGAAGCTATTACCAAGATAAGCAGGCTTTCTGTTTGGCTTGTTGGAGCGCTTGTGGCGGCAACCCTTGTGTTTCCGAACCTGACCCCGACCAAGTTGCTCGCTGGGCTCGGGCTTGGTTCCATTGCGGTCGGATTGGCATTCAAAGATATCTTTGAAAATTTTCTGGCCGGTTTTCTCATCCTGCTGCGCAAGCCGATGCGGATTGGCGATGACATTGAGTGCGGGGATTTGAACGGGCAAGTGGAACATATTTCGATCCGCGATACCTTTTTACGGCAGAGGTCGGGGGAACTGATCCTCGTTCCAAACAGCTATCTCTACAAAAAACCGGTTAAAATCCTCACCGATCGTCCGAAACGACGCATTTCGCTCGAAGTTGGCATTGCCTATGGGGAAGACGTTGAAACAGCTAGCAAGGTTATCTCAGATACCATCGAGGCCCTTTCAACACGGGAAACTTCCAAATCATTCGACATTTTCACAACCTCCTTTGGATCATCCTCAATAGACTTTATTGTGCGTTGGTGGACCGGAAGCACTCCAAAAGAGGAGCATTTGTCCAGAAGCGAGGCGGTGTCGAAAATCAAGACAGCTCTGGATGATGCAGGTATCGAGATTCCGTTCCCTTACCGTACATTGACCTTCAAAGAGCCGCTGAAACTATCCCCCGAAGGGGTGGATGGGCTCGGCGCACCGGTGCAGGAAACCGAAAACTAA
- the ptsP gene encoding phosphoenolpyruvate--protein phosphotransferase, with amino-acid sequence MIGIVIVSHSRKLSDGLKEIADAMSGAPVPIASAGGIDDPENPLGTDGIRILDAIREVMSDEGVLIFADLGSARLNAEMALDLLEPDEQTMVRFCDAPIVEGVLAATVQIAAGGSMEAAMKEARQSVQLEPDEEQPAPAPSNSISRSFTIRTLLGLHARPAALLVRKMNAFAGDIRITNTTKGHKTANAKSINSVMLLEVAANDEISISTGPEQAEAVFAAVEDLIKDNFGEEDIAPAKAEPTSVPSQDQAPAPSGTITQGELSGLSIARGFAIGPIHHVGGALQSAEPVTIENPDAEIERFTKALSEAENQISLAISKAGDNINAHDRKIFDAHISCLRDPDLISAVKTRISSEHICAEAVWREEIIRLSGIYSALEDRLLRERAGDIIDVGRRVLAILSGDQSDDGQMTKPAILAYEELRPSDILSLDHGAVLGICTMLGGETSHAAILASALEIPVVFALGADLAGVPEGQRVLLDGSEARIVIDPDEKTLAKAEQDRKILKDRLSRAEEVRHLPAEMLDGHKVRAAANMASISELEGITASGAEEVGLLRTEFLFMQRDAAPGEDEQYDIYRSIVTGLAGRPLTIRTADIGGDKPVPYLDRPPEDNPNLGWRGIRYSLSMPDFFKTQLAAILRASAHGPVRIMFPLVSTLEEVMASKAMVRDVMEQLRTRDQSFDAHLEVGLMIEVPAAADLASRLAREVDFLSIGTNDLTQYMLATDRANPNVRSLYDPLHPAVLHMIAKVIRAAHDEGKWVGMCGTLAGDTDALPLLAGLGLDEFSMPPSGIAEFKLALCQLRLQECKTLAETVLQLETASRVREQLALFRQKQLVQA; translated from the coding sequence ATGATCGGTATCGTCATCGTTTCGCATAGTCGCAAACTATCCGACGGCCTTAAGGAAATCGCAGACGCTATGAGTGGGGCACCTGTGCCCATCGCGTCTGCTGGCGGCATTGATGATCCCGAAAATCCGTTGGGCACCGATGGCATCCGTATTCTTGATGCCATCCGCGAGGTCATGTCCGACGAGGGAGTGCTCATCTTTGCAGATCTGGGGTCAGCCCGCCTCAATGCTGAAATGGCTCTCGATCTGCTTGAGCCCGATGAGCAGACAATGGTGCGTTTCTGCGACGCGCCGATTGTCGAGGGTGTTCTCGCTGCCACGGTCCAGATCGCGGCGGGTGGATCGATGGAGGCGGCGATGAAAGAAGCGCGTCAGTCTGTCCAGCTTGAGCCCGATGAGGAGCAGCCTGCTCCTGCGCCATCAAATAGCATATCGCGCAGTTTCACGATCAGGACCCTTCTGGGGCTGCATGCCCGCCCTGCGGCGCTATTGGTAAGAAAGATGAATGCCTTTGCGGGCGATATCCGCATTACCAATACCACAAAGGGGCACAAGACCGCCAATGCCAAGAGCATCAACAGCGTTATGCTCTTGGAAGTCGCCGCAAATGACGAGATTTCGATCTCGACCGGACCGGAACAGGCGGAGGCGGTCTTTGCCGCGGTTGAAGACCTGATCAAGGACAATTTCGGCGAGGAAGACATCGCACCCGCAAAGGCAGAACCGACTTCTGTGCCTTCGCAAGATCAGGCCCCTGCGCCCTCTGGGACAATCACGCAAGGAGAATTGTCTGGCCTGTCGATTGCTCGCGGCTTTGCGATCGGTCCGATCCATCATGTCGGTGGAGCGCTGCAAAGCGCCGAACCTGTTACCATCGAGAACCCGGACGCCGAGATTGAACGGTTCACAAAGGCTCTCTCCGAGGCCGAAAACCAGATCAGCCTTGCGATTTCGAAGGCCGGAGACAACATCAACGCTCATGATCGCAAGATCTTTGATGCCCATATCAGCTGTCTGCGTGACCCCGATCTCATCTCTGCCGTCAAGACCCGGATTTCCAGCGAACACATCTGCGCCGAAGCGGTCTGGCGCGAAGAGATCATCCGGCTTTCCGGCATCTATTCCGCCCTTGAGGACCGGTTGCTGAGAGAGCGGGCCGGAGACATCATCGATGTTGGACGTCGGGTCCTTGCCATTCTTTCCGGCGATCAGAGCGATGACGGGCAGATGACCAAGCCCGCGATCCTCGCCTACGAGGAGCTGCGCCCCTCTGACATCCTGTCTCTTGACCACGGTGCCGTTCTTGGCATCTGCACCATGTTGGGCGGCGAGACATCCCATGCGGCCATTCTCGCAAGCGCACTTGAGATTCCTGTCGTTTTTGCCCTTGGAGCCGATCTTGCCGGCGTGCCGGAAGGGCAACGTGTCCTGCTTGACGGGAGTGAGGCACGGATCGTTATTGACCCGGATGAGAAAACCCTCGCCAAGGCGGAGCAGGACCGCAAAATCCTGAAAGACCGCCTCTCCCGAGCCGAAGAAGTGAGGCATCTACCTGCCGAGATGCTCGATGGTCACAAGGTGCGTGCTGCGGCAAACATGGCGTCCATCAGTGAGCTTGAAGGGATCACGGCTAGCGGCGCCGAGGAAGTGGGGCTGCTGCGCACCGAGTTTCTCTTCATGCAACGCGACGCAGCACCGGGGGAAGATGAGCAATATGATATCTATCGCTCGATCGTGACAGGACTTGCCGGACGGCCCCTGACCATCCGCACAGCGGACATCGGGGGTGACAAGCCGGTCCCCTATCTTGATCGTCCGCCAGAGGACAATCCCAATCTCGGCTGGCGCGGCATACGCTATAGCCTCTCGATGCCGGACTTCTTCAAAACACAACTTGCCGCCATTCTGCGCGCCAGTGCCCATGGCCCTGTGCGGATCATGTTCCCCCTTGTCAGCACACTTGAGGAAGTGATGGCGAGCAAAGCTATGGTCCGGGACGTGATGGAGCAGTTGCGCACGCGGGATCAGTCCTTTGACGCACATCTCGAAGTCGGGTTGATGATCGAGGTTCCAGCCGCCGCAGATCTTGCAAGTCGGCTTGCGCGGGAGGTTGACTTCTTGAGCATCGGCACGAACGACCTGACGCAATATATGCTGGCAACGGATCGTGCGAACCCGAACGTCCGGTCGCTCTATGATCCGCTTCACCCGGCCGTCCTGCATATGATCGCGAAGGTGATCAGAGCGGCCCACGATGAAGGAAAATGGGTCGGAATGTGCGGAACGCTGGCTGGCGATACGGACGCTTTGCCACTGCTTGCCGGCCTCGGGCTCGATGAATTCAGCATGCCGCCTTCCGGCATTGCCGAATTCAAGCTCGCGCTTTGCCAACTGCGCCTCCAGGAGTGTAAAACGCTGGCAGAAACGGTCTTGCAATTGGAGACAGCAAGCCGGGTCCGGGAACAACTGGCCCTGTTCCGCCAGAAGCAACTGGTGCAGGCATAA
- the dhaL gene encoding dihydroxyacetone kinase subunit DhaL, translated as MNDASSGTGVITAATICNWFEKSAEVIANNRAHLTELDAPIGDSDHGNNMDRGYKAILEKLPRGEDGGGDIGAIFKLVAMTLISKVGGASGPLYGTLFLEGGKPLSGKSELTAEELARFFDDAIAGVIKRGRAEVGMKTMLDALVPSGEAFKAALSKGNDITSALAAAANGAREGMEATIPMLAQRGRASYLGERSIGHQDPGATSWYLILQAFADTVAEAS; from the coding sequence ATGAATGATGCTTCCTCCGGAACCGGGGTTATCACGGCCGCGACGATCTGCAACTGGTTCGAGAAATCGGCTGAAGTCATAGCCAACAATCGTGCCCATCTCACCGAACTTGATGCGCCGATCGGCGATTCCGACCATGGCAACAACATGGATCGTGGCTATAAGGCAATTCTCGAAAAGCTTCCCCGGGGAGAGGATGGGGGCGGAGACATCGGTGCGATCTTCAAGCTCGTGGCGATGACCCTGATTTCCAAAGTTGGGGGGGCCTCTGGTCCCCTCTATGGAACGCTGTTTCTTGAAGGGGGAAAACCGCTCTCTGGCAAGTCTGAACTGACTGCCGAGGAGCTCGCCCGCTTCTTCGATGACGCTATCGCTGGTGTTATCAAACGAGGTAGAGCAGAGGTCGGCATGAAAACCATGCTGGATGCGTTGGTCCCATCAGGAGAAGCCTTCAAGGCGGCGCTTTCCAAGGGCAATGACATCACATCAGCGCTTGCGGCTGCCGCCAATGGGGCGCGAGAAGGCATGGAGGCAACCATTCCGATGCTCGCCCAGAGAGGGCGTGCCAGCTATCTCGGCGAACGCAGTATCGGACATCAGGATCCCGGCGCCACTTCGTGGTATCTGATCCTGCAGGCTTTCGCCGATACAGTTGCCGAGGCATCCTGA
- the dhaK gene encoding dihydroxyacetone kinase subunit DhaK → MKKLINNAEDVIDEQLKGLASAHSELDVHFDPKFVCVADGVKDRVAVVSGGGAGHEPLHAGYVGMGMLDAACPGQVFTSPTPDQMVEACKAVNGGKGILQIVKNYTGDVMNFQMAADLLRDEGIEVRNIVIDDDVALKDSLYTAGRRGLGTTVIAEKVCGAAALEGYDLDQLAALCRKVNTFGKSMGMALTSCMTPQNGTPSFELPEDEMEIGIGIHGEPGTERSKIKSADEVTEILATRILEDEAYVRSLSEWDPESESWVDVEVTDIRFESGDEVIAMVNGMGGTPLSELYTVYGKLAEVTERHGIKIVRNLVGNYITSLEMAGMSITLVKVDEEILRLFDAPVKTPALRWGI, encoded by the coding sequence ATGAAAAAGCTAATCAACAACGCCGAAGATGTCATCGACGAGCAACTGAAGGGACTTGCGAGCGCCCACAGTGAGCTTGATGTGCATTTTGATCCGAAATTTGTCTGTGTGGCAGATGGCGTGAAGGATCGCGTCGCAGTCGTGTCCGGTGGAGGAGCCGGCCATGAACCTCTGCATGCGGGATATGTCGGCATGGGCATGCTGGACGCGGCCTGCCCGGGACAAGTCTTCACCTCGCCTACGCCCGACCAGATGGTCGAAGCCTGCAAGGCAGTGAATGGCGGCAAGGGCATTCTTCAGATCGTTAAGAACTATACCGGCGACGTGATGAATTTCCAGATGGCCGCAGATCTGCTGCGTGACGAGGGCATCGAGGTGCGCAATATCGTCATCGACGACGATGTCGCCTTGAAAGACTCGCTCTACACCGCAGGACGGCGCGGTCTTGGAACCACAGTGATCGCAGAGAAGGTTTGCGGGGCCGCCGCGCTCGAAGGCTATGATCTGGACCAGCTTGCAGCCCTTTGCCGCAAGGTCAACACCTTCGGCAAGAGCATGGGCATGGCCCTGACCTCCTGCATGACGCCGCAGAACGGCACTCCGAGTTTCGAGTTGCCAGAAGACGAAATGGAAATCGGCATCGGCATCCATGGCGAACCCGGCACCGAGCGCTCAAAGATCAAGAGCGCCGATGAGGTGACAGAGATTTTGGCCACCCGCATTCTCGAGGATGAGGCCTATGTCCGCTCCCTCAGCGAGTGGGACCCTGAGAGCGAATCCTGGGTCGATGTCGAGGTGACCGATATCCGCTTCGAGTCCGGCGACGAGGTTATCGCGATGGTCAACGGCATGGGCGGAACGCCACTGTCCGAACTCTACACCGTCTATGGCAAACTGGCCGAGGTGACGGAACGCCATGGCATCAAGATCGTACGCAATCTGGTCGGAAACTATATCACTTCGCTCGAAATGGCTGGCATGTCGATCACGCTGGTAAAAGTCGATGAGGAAATCCTCCGGCTGTTCGATGCTCCGGTCAAAACACCTGCACTGCGTTGGGGGATCTGA